The Candidatus Kryptonium sp. genome contains a region encoding:
- a CDS encoding transglycosylase SLT domain-containing protein, with amino-acid sequence MLKFFISNKGRKRTNRTRRFNRKALAEAGHKVIVFLFSITFAISCSGIHPHFKSSVQASNQGVQMQVSEPSSEEQSSDPSLSSNNSIIPENLNEYLPLIKKYSKVYGFDWKLIIAVIQQESNFRHDAVSPKGAYGLLQIMPETGEELVLNVSHIYDYKTPEQNIVAGIHYLWTQFNRFHSKGLDSTECLKLALAAYNAGPGRVLDAQQLAIYFGEDPNKWETIKNMLPLLSSEYYTLHKYIWASGRPRSGYFNNYQETVNYVDKIMEKYTKYKKLLK; translated from the coding sequence ATGTTGAAATTTTTTATTTCAAATAAAGGACGGAAACGGACTAACAGAACACGGCGATTCAATAGGAAAGCTCTTGCCGAGGCAGGGCATAAAGTTATTGTTTTTCTTTTTAGTATAACATTTGCGATAAGTTGTAGTGGTATACATCCTCATTTTAAGTCCTCCGTTCAAGCCTCAAACCAAGGTGTCCAGATGCAGGTAAGTGAGCCTTCGTCTGAGGAACAAAGTTCCGACCCGTCGTTAAGTTCCAACAATTCTATAATACCAGAAAATTTAAACGAATACCTTCCTTTGATAAAAAAGTATTCAAAAGTATACGGTTTTGATTGGAAATTAATCATTGCCGTGATTCAACAGGAGTCAAACTTTAGACATGATGCAGTGAGCCCCAAAGGTGCTTATGGACTTCTTCAAATAATGCCTGAAACAGGCGAAGAACTTGTTTTAAATGTTTCTCATATTTATGACTATAAAACTCCCGAACAAAATATAGTTGCCGGAATACATTACCTTTGGACCCAGTTTAATAGATTTCATTCAAAAGGATTGGACTCAACCGAATGCTTAAAGCTTGCCCTCGCCGCTTATAATGCAGGACCTGGCCGTGTTCTTGATGCTCAACAACTTGCAATTTATTTTGGGGAAGATCCTAATAAGTGGGAAACAATAAAAAATATGCTACCGCTTCTTTCAAGTGAATACTATACCCTTCACAAATACATCTGGGCAAGTGGGCGACCAAGGAGTGGATATTTCAACAACTATCAAGAAACAGTAAACTATGTTGATAAAATAATGGAAAAATACACCAAGTATAAAAAACTGCTAAAATAA
- the dnaN gene encoding DNA polymerase III subunit beta — translation MRFLISSDRLKEALSRVGAVVPSKTTLPILQDILFELKGNTLYLTATDLEISVRMAINPVDGEEDGAIAIPEDKLTSVIKALPEGLLLKFESLDSDRILITTNKGGEYKMSAEPSDSFPAIPESIDSTAGFGVTISGEVLKEIIENTVFATSKEELRPATMGVLFQFRENEFIAVATDGYRLVKMSRKGVANLKGKSDSSGVIVPAKTLQIIAKSIEDEDICEISINEKHIQFSTENITIISRLIDEKYPNYESVIPYENNKELIVERDLFLSTVKRVSIFANTTTNQIKFTLDPKGYVEVSAEDIDFGGSAKEVLNCTYNGDPMEIGFNAKFITDILGHLDSDKVIFKFGSPTRAAIVQPYETMEDREILMLVMPMRLNA, via the coding sequence ATGCGCTTTTTAATCTCAAGTGATAGGTTAAAGGAAGCACTATCAAGGGTAGGTGCCGTCGTTCCCTCAAAGACAACCTTGCCAATACTTCAGGACATATTGTTTGAATTAAAGGGTAATACGCTTTATTTAACCGCAACCGATCTTGAAATCTCAGTGCGAATGGCAATTAACCCTGTAGATGGAGAGGAAGATGGAGCAATAGCAATTCCAGAAGATAAGTTAACAAGTGTAATTAAAGCACTACCTGAAGGTTTACTTTTAAAATTTGAATCCCTTGATTCAGATAGAATTCTTATCACGACGAATAAGGGCGGGGAATACAAGATGAGCGCTGAACCATCAGATTCATTCCCAGCAATTCCAGAGTCAATTGATAGCACAGCGGGGTTTGGAGTTACGATCTCTGGGGAAGTTTTAAAAGAAATAATTGAAAACACTGTCTTTGCGACCTCAAAGGAAGAACTTCGCCCTGCTACGATGGGAGTTTTGTTTCAGTTTAGAGAAAATGAATTTATTGCGGTTGCGACGGATGGATATCGTCTTGTTAAAATGTCACGCAAAGGAGTGGCAAATTTAAAAGGTAAATCCGATTCCTCGGGAGTCATAGTCCCTGCAAAAACGCTTCAAATTATAGCAAAATCAATTGAAGACGAAGACATATGTGAAATTTCCATAAATGAAAAACATATTCAATTTTCAACCGAAAATATAACTATTATCTCAAGATTGATTGATGAAAAGTATCCTAACTATGAAAGCGTCATCCCGTATGAAAACAATAAAGAGCTTATCGTAGAGCGAGATTTGTTTCTTTCAACTGTGAAGCGAGTTTCCATTTTCGCAAACACAACTACAAATCAAATAAAGTTCACACTTGATCCCAAAGGTTATGTAGAGGTTTCAGCTGAAGATATTGATTTTGGTGGCTCGGCTAAAGAGGTGTTGAATTGCACATACAATGGGGATCCGATGGAAATCGGTTTCAATGCAAAGTTTATAACCGATATTCTCGGACATCTTGATTCCGACAAGGTTATATTTAAATTTGGAAGCCCAACAAGAGCTGCAATTGTTCAACCATATGAAACGATGGAAGACAGAGAAATTCTAATGCTTGTAATGCCAATGAGATTAAACGCTTGA
- the gyrB gene encoding DNA topoisomerase (ATP-hydrolyzing) subunit B, with the protein MTKTKAVKKSKKTKNSKSTEAKVERKKDKTEKEMKKELSKKEIEIPKTQPSNGDGSEYTAEAIHVLKGLEAVRKRPAMYIGDVGVRGLHHLVYEVVDNSIDEALAGYCKNIEVTINKDGSVSVLDDGRGIPVDIHPEEKKSALEVVMTVLHAGGKFDKRVYKVSGGLHGVGVSVVNALSEWLIAEVYRDGKIYRQKYERGVPVTPVEVIGTTDKRGTKVTFLPDKLIFKNIKFDFERLSERMRELAFLNPDVTITLEDKRTGQKEVYHYTGGIVEFVKYVNSTKKPLHSDVIYITGEKEGVYVDVGIQYTEEYTDTILSYVNDINTIEGGTHVSGFKSALTRTLNAYAQKNNLLKSKIELTGDDFREGLTAIISVKVPEPQFEGQTKTKLGNSEVKSIVESIVADGLADYLERNPSTAKKILDKCIRAAEAREAARKARELVRRKNALDSGGLPGKLADCSINDPELTEIFIVEGDSAGGSAKQARDRQFQAILPIKGKILNVEKARLHKILENQEIRAIVQALGTGIGEDDFDPDKVRYGKIILMCDADVDGSHIRTLLLTFFYRYMRELIEAGRVYIAQPPLYKIKKGKLEFYAYSDEERDEIIERLKQEKEPGEITITRFKGLGEMNPEQLWETTMNPDKRTLLQVTIENAAEADRIFSILMGSDVEPRKEFIEKNAKFVRNLDI; encoded by the coding sequence ATGACGAAAACTAAGGCAGTGAAAAAATCAAAGAAAACAAAAAATTCAAAATCAACGGAAGCTAAAGTTGAAAGAAAAAAGGATAAGACTGAAAAGGAAATGAAAAAAGAACTAAGCAAGAAAGAAATAGAAATTCCAAAGACTCAACCTTCAAATGGCGACGGTAGCGAATATACAGCAGAGGCAATTCATGTTTTAAAAGGTCTTGAAGCAGTAAGGAAAAGACCAGCGATGTATATCGGTGATGTTGGAGTTAGAGGATTACATCACCTCGTTTATGAAGTTGTTGACAATAGTATTGATGAAGCACTTGCTGGATATTGTAAAAACATTGAGGTTACAATAAACAAAGATGGCTCAGTAAGCGTTCTTGACGATGGGCGTGGAATCCCAGTTGATATTCATCCAGAAGAGAAAAAATCTGCTCTTGAAGTAGTAATGACTGTTTTACATGCTGGTGGGAAATTTGATAAAAGAGTTTATAAAGTTTCAGGTGGATTGCACGGCGTCGGTGTTTCAGTTGTGAACGCTCTTTCGGAATGGTTAATCGCCGAAGTTTATAGGGATGGGAAAATTTATAGACAAAAATATGAGCGTGGCGTTCCAGTGACACCAGTTGAGGTAATTGGCACTACAGATAAAAGAGGCACAAAAGTTACTTTCCTTCCTGATAAATTGATCTTTAAGAACATAAAATTTGACTTTGAACGACTTTCCGAAAGAATGAGGGAACTTGCATTTTTAAATCCGGATGTAACGATAACGCTTGAAGATAAAAGAACGGGGCAAAAGGAAGTTTATCATTACACTGGTGGAATTGTTGAATTTGTGAAATATGTTAATTCAACGAAGAAACCGCTACACTCAGATGTTATCTACATAACAGGTGAAAAAGAGGGAGTATATGTTGATGTCGGCATTCAATACACGGAGGAATACACTGACACTATTCTTTCATATGTTAACGACATAAATACGATTGAAGGTGGAACGCATGTTAGTGGTTTTAAATCCGCTTTAACGAGAACACTTAACGCTTACGCTCAGAAAAACAACCTTTTAAAATCAAAAATTGAACTCACTGGTGATGATTTCAGGGAAGGTCTTACTGCCATAATAAGCGTTAAGGTACCAGAACCACAGTTTGAAGGACAAACAAAGACGAAACTTGGAAATAGCGAAGTTAAAAGCATTGTTGAATCAATAGTTGCAGATGGATTAGCAGATTATCTTGAAAGAAATCCATCAACTGCGAAAAAAATTCTTGATAAATGCATTCGCGCAGCTGAAGCAAGGGAAGCTGCTCGCAAAGCAAGGGAACTCGTCAGAAGAAAAAACGCACTTGATTCTGGAGGGCTCCCTGGAAAACTTGCGGATTGTTCAATAAATGATCCGGAGCTTACGGAAATCTTTATCGTTGAGGGTGATTCCGCAGGAGGAAGCGCAAAGCAAGCAAGAGATAGACAATTTCAAGCAATTTTACCGATAAAAGGTAAAATTTTAAATGTTGAGAAAGCACGACTTCACAAAATCCTTGAAAATCAAGAGATAAGAGCGATAGTTCAAGCACTTGGCACGGGGATCGGAGAAGATGATTTTGACCCAGATAAAGTAAGATATGGAAAAATAATTTTGATGTGCGATGCTGATGTGGACGGAAGTCATATAAGAACTCTTCTTCTGACTTTCTTTTACAGATATATGCGTGAATTAATTGAAGCTGGAAGGGTTTATATAGCTCAACCACCGCTTTATAAAATCAAAAAAGGTAAGCTTGAATTTTACGCATACAGCGATGAAGAAAGAGATGAAATAATAGAACGATTGAAACAAGAAAAAGAACCTGGCGAGATAACGATCACGCGCTTTAAAGGTCTTGGTGAAATGAATCCAGAGCAATTGTGGGAAACAACAATGAATCCAGATAAAAGAACATTGCTTCAGGTTACAATTGAAAACGCAGCTGAGGCTGATAGGATTTTCTCCATACTTATGGGAAGCGATGTTGAGCCGAGAAAAGAGTTTATTGAAAAGAACGCAAAATTTGTAAGAAATCTTGATATTTGA
- a CDS encoding archease has product MPFRFNEDIAIADVAVEVWANTVEKLFEDSGLAVSEVMVDTQTVEPLIEKEVSLNSDSIEMLLFDFLGEIIYFKDAYSLLFSKFDVKIKDSNIYAKLRGETINREKHNLRIDVKAVTLYRFSVRHENGIWRAEFVLDI; this is encoded by the coding sequence ATGCCATTCAGATTCAACGAAGATATAGCTATCGCTGATGTCGCAGTTGAAGTATGGGCTAATACAGTAGAAAAACTTTTTGAAGATTCAGGACTTGCGGTAAGTGAAGTCATGGTTGACACGCAAACAGTTGAGCCGTTAATTGAAAAAGAAGTTTCTTTGAATTCGGATTCAATTGAGATGCTTTTGTTTGACTTTTTGGGGGAGATAATTTATTTCAAAGATGCCTATTCATTGCTCTTTTCAAAGTTTGATGTAAAGATTAAAGATTCAAATATCTACGCAAAGCTTCGGGGTGAAACGATCAATCGCGAGAAACACAATCTTAGAATTGATGTCAAAGCTGTGACACTATACAGATTTAGCGTAAGGCATGAAAATGGAATTTGGCGTGCCGAATTCGTGCTTGATATTTAA
- a CDS encoding DUF721 domain-containing protein, with protein sequence MRKRGPVLFGKALDEFLKNMGVERPVKEGMAIEKWNEVVGPYIANVSKPEKIENGVLYVKVINPVWKHHLFMLRREIINKLNDSLKFNAVREIVFIDSGNDFLKTK encoded by the coding sequence ATGCGTAAAAGAGGACCAGTTTTATTTGGAAAAGCGTTGGATGAATTCTTAAAAAACATGGGCGTTGAGCGTCCCGTTAAGGAAGGGATGGCTATTGAAAAATGGAATGAGGTTGTTGGTCCGTATATCGCAAATGTCTCAAAGCCAGAAAAGATTGAAAATGGCGTTCTGTATGTCAAGGTTATAAATCCAGTTTGGAAACATCATCTTTTTATGTTAAGGCGCGAGATAATCAACAAGCTAAACGATTCACTTAAATTTAATGCAGTTCGTGAGATCGTATTTATTGACTCTGGGAACGATTTCTTAAAAACAAAATGA
- the gyrA gene encoding DNA gyrase subunit A: MATVQEKIQPVEIEEEIKYSYLDYAMSVIVSRALPDVRDGLKPVQRRVLYTMYELGLLHNRPYKKCARIVGETLGKYHPHGDAAVYDTLVRLAQDFTMRYPLVDGQGNFGSIDGDSPAAMRYTEARLSAIAEEMLQDIEKNTVNFRPNFDETLKEPEVLPTILPNLLVNGSSGIAVGMATNIPPHNLNEIVDGLIALLKNPDLPVEKLIKYVKGPDFPTGGIIVGLSGIKEAYTTGRGRIIVRAKANIENYKGRSRIVITEIPYQVNKSSLIEKIAELVQNKKIEDISDIRDESDKDGMRIVIELKRDAQPEVVLNNLYKHTNLQSTFGVIMLALVNGVPKILNLKEMMMEFINFRLDVIVRRTKFELEDAEKRAHILEGYKIALDNIDEIVDLIKKSKDPEAAKIGLMKRFKLTEVQAKAILDMRLQRLTGLERSKIEAEYKETIKLIEKLKSILRSKELQKELIKEELLKLREKYGDERRTQIVEDEEDFSVEDLIAEEDVVITITHNGFIKRYPVSGYRRQNRGGKGITATATREDDFVEHMFVASTHHYIIFFTDKGKAYWLKVHEIPEGSRASKGRSISHLINKEPDEKITAFVAVKEFNENLFVTMVTKMGFVKKVSLTEFSNPRKTGIIAINLNRGDRLVDARLTDGTQDLIIGTRKGMAIRFNEKDIRPMGRQATGVRGIKLEKDDEVIGMIAVKRQGTTILVVTENGFGKRSDLNDYRVTHRGGKGIITVKVNEKTGDMIAIKEVLDNDDIMIVTAKGYLIRHHVKDIRVMGRQAQGVKLIKLNHGDSIASVASVITEEED; encoded by the coding sequence ATGGCAACAGTTCAAGAGAAAATTCAACCTGTGGAGATTGAAGAGGAAATAAAGTATTCTTACCTTGACTATGCGATGTCTGTAATTGTCTCAAGAGCTTTGCCTGATGTTCGCGATGGTTTAAAACCTGTGCAAAGAAGAGTTCTTTACACTATGTATGAACTTGGACTTTTACATAATAGACCTTACAAAAAATGCGCAAGGATAGTTGGAGAAACGCTTGGTAAATATCATCCTCATGGTGATGCTGCGGTTTACGATACTCTCGTTCGTCTTGCTCAGGACTTCACAATGAGATATCCACTTGTTGATGGGCAAGGTAACTTCGGCTCAATTGATGGTGATTCGCCTGCTGCGATGCGTTACACCGAAGCAAGGTTATCTGCGATTGCTGAAGAGATGCTTCAAGACATTGAAAAGAACACTGTCAATTTTCGTCCCAACTTTGATGAAACGCTAAAAGAACCGGAAGTTTTGCCAACGATCCTTCCGAATTTGCTCGTCAACGGTTCAAGTGGCATCGCTGTAGGAATGGCAACAAATATCCCACCGCACAACTTAAATGAAATTGTTGATGGATTAATTGCACTTTTAAAAAATCCAGATTTGCCCGTTGAAAAGTTGATAAAATATGTAAAAGGTCCTGACTTCCCAACAGGTGGAATAATCGTCGGGCTTTCTGGAATCAAAGAAGCCTACACAACAGGTAGAGGAAGGATAATCGTTCGGGCAAAGGCAAACATAGAAAATTATAAAGGTCGCTCAAGAATTGTAATAACAGAAATTCCATATCAAGTCAACAAATCCTCACTAATTGAGAAAATTGCGGAACTCGTTCAGAACAAGAAGATTGAAGATATATCCGACATACGAGATGAATCAGATAAAGATGGAATGAGGATAGTAATTGAACTTAAACGTGATGCTCAACCAGAGGTTGTTTTAAATAACCTTTATAAACATACAAATCTTCAGTCAACTTTTGGAGTCATAATGCTTGCGCTCGTGAACGGCGTGCCTAAGATCTTGAACTTGAAAGAGATGATGATGGAGTTTATCAACTTCCGACTTGATGTGATTGTAAGAAGAACTAAATTTGAACTTGAAGATGCTGAGAAAAGAGCTCATATACTTGAGGGATATAAAATCGCACTTGACAACATTGATGAAATTGTTGATCTGATAAAAAAATCAAAAGATCCTGAAGCAGCAAAGATAGGTTTGATGAAGAGATTTAAACTTACAGAAGTCCAGGCAAAAGCAATTCTTGATATGAGATTGCAAAGATTAACAGGACTTGAAAGAAGCAAGATTGAAGCGGAATATAAAGAGACGATAAAGTTAATTGAGAAATTGAAGAGCATCTTGAGAAGCAAGGAACTGCAGAAAGAATTAATAAAGGAAGAACTGCTCAAGCTCAGGGAAAAATATGGCGATGAAAGAAGAACACAAATCGTTGAAGATGAAGAGGATTTCAGTGTTGAAGATCTAATAGCAGAAGAAGATGTTGTCATAACGATAACACACAATGGATTCATAAAGCGTTATCCGGTAAGTGGATACAGAAGACAAAATCGCGGAGGTAAAGGAATTACAGCGACCGCAACTCGCGAGGATGACTTTGTTGAACATATGTTTGTTGCATCAACGCATCACTATATTATTTTCTTCACTGATAAGGGTAAAGCTTATTGGTTAAAAGTTCACGAGATTCCCGAAGGTAGCAGGGCTTCAAAAGGTAGATCAATTTCACACCTTATCAACAAAGAACCAGATGAAAAGATAACTGCTTTCGTCGCTGTTAAAGAATTCAACGAAAACTTGTTCGTCACGATGGTCACAAAGATGGGATTTGTTAAAAAAGTTTCACTCACGGAATTTTCAAATCCAAGAAAAACTGGAATAATTGCTATAAATTTAAATCGCGGCGATCGCCTCGTTGACGCTCGCTTAACAGATGGAACTCAAGATTTAATAATTGGGACGAGAAAGGGAATGGCTATTAGATTTAATGAAAAAGACATAAGACCGATGGGAAGGCAAGCGACAGGGGTTAGAGGAATCAAACTTGAAAAAGATGACGAAGTCATTGGAATGATAGCAGTTAAAAGACAAGGGACGACGATCCTCGTCGTCACTGAAAATGGATTTGGAAAACGAAGTGATCTAAATGATTATAGGGTTACTCATAGAGGCGGGAAAGGAATCATCACAGTTAAGGTTAATGAAAAAACAGGAGACATGATCGCAATAAAAGAAGTCCTTGACAACGATGATATAATGATTGTGACAGCAAAGGGTTATCTGATAAGGCATCATGTCAAAGACATAAGAGTTATGGGCAGGCAGGCTCAAGGAGTTAAACTTATAAAATTAAACCACGGTGACTCAATCGCATCAGTTGCAAGCGTTATCACCGAGGAAGAAGATTGA
- a CDS encoding DNA replication/repair protein RecF translates to MILKSIEIRNFRNHIHTQIEFSDNLNLFIGGNAQGKTSILEAISYLCLTKSFNSNSDSYVLNFNARFFEVFGKFELDNGHEVIVKVNFESGIGKKVYLNKETVDKFSIVVNKLPIVILAPRTKEVIYGSPEDRRKFFNLLIAQLSSTYADEIIDYRKVLKQRNKILSAIAKNEIKFEQGIELLNVWDEEFLNYSAKLTFKRMRFINDFIGFFKNAYSNFGEVENPEIEYATQVQLNTQDNFETIKEKFKAEIIKLRAEEIKRGITLIGPHRDEYVFKINGRELRRYASQGQMKTFLVALTIAKFFYLKEKKSETPILLLDDVFAELDVERTQKLLSIVGNIGQVFITATDLNMPVEVEKRFKVKKFIVNSGRVFDA, encoded by the coding sequence ATGATTTTAAAATCAATAGAGATAAGAAACTTTAGAAATCACATTCATACTCAAATTGAGTTCTCTGACAATTTGAATCTGTTCATCGGTGGCAATGCCCAAGGAAAGACAAGCATACTTGAGGCAATTTCTTATCTTTGTTTAACGAAAAGCTTTAACTCAAATTCGGATTCTTATGTTTTGAACTTCAACGCCAGGTTCTTTGAAGTTTTTGGAAAGTTTGAGCTTGACAATGGACATGAAGTGATCGTTAAGGTAAACTTTGAAAGTGGAATTGGCAAAAAGGTTTACTTGAATAAAGAAACCGTAGATAAATTTTCAATAGTTGTGAATAAACTTCCAATTGTCATTCTCGCCCCCCGAACTAAAGAAGTTATCTATGGTTCCCCTGAGGATAGAAGAAAGTTTTTTAATCTCTTGATTGCTCAATTAAGCTCCACTTATGCTGATGAAATCATTGACTACCGAAAAGTTCTTAAGCAAAGAAATAAGATTTTAAGTGCTATAGCAAAAAACGAGATAAAATTTGAGCAAGGGATTGAACTTCTAAATGTATGGGATGAAGAATTTCTGAATTATTCAGCAAAATTAACCTTCAAAAGGATGCGATTTATAAACGATTTTATTGGATTTTTCAAAAACGCTTATTCAAATTTTGGTGAAGTTGAAAATCCAGAAATTGAATACGCTACTCAGGTTCAACTAAACACACAAGATAATTTTGAAACTATCAAGGAAAAATTTAAGGCAGAAATAATCAAGTTGAGAGCCGAGGAAATAAAACGAGGGATTACATTAATCGGACCACACAGAGATGAATATGTTTTTAAAATTAACGGGCGTGAACTTAGGCGCTATGCATCACAGGGACAAATGAAAACATTTCTCGTTGCACTAACGATAGCGAAATTTTTTTATTTGAAGGAAAAGAAATCCGAAACGCCGATCCTCTTGCTTGATGATGTCTTCGCTGAACTTGATGTTGAGAGAACACAGAAACTGCTTTCAATTGTTGGAAATATAGGACAGGTTTTCATAACCGCAACAGATTTGAATATGCCTGTTGAAGTTGAAAAGAGATTCAAAGTAAAAAAATTTATCGTCAATTCAGGAAGAGTGTTTGATGCGTAA
- a CDS encoding DUF92 domain-containing protein, protein MEWINAILLVFVIFGVIGVSEILRKILKFDPEVTRKVVHISVGLVVFPTPLIFQSSIPVIAIALFFIVVNFLSLKLKVFKGMDSVERQTYGTVYYPLAFLLLVLAFWKNHPAIISISMLILALGDAFAAIVGESVKNPKFYNLTGDRKSVQGSFAMFVTSLLIVLIFLTLTNNLKLWWGEFLNLSVEKIILISILTALFVSVVEGLGSYGFDNLFIPFASAFMLHTLVIAEKLDQFTLAFALAFLISFISYKLKFLSLNGSVATFLLAVIIFGVGGWKWTVPILTFFILSSLISKIGKERKKKFDLIFEKTSTRDIFQVFANGGVAGIIAIIYHFYPNEIFYYAYLASISAATFDTWATEIGTLLFSKPRLITTLKPVEPGTSGGVSLKGTIGGVVGSILIFLSASFWIEWGLLKFLIVVLSGLVGSFVDSFLGATIQAQYKCNVCSKTTEKNFHCDGVTDLIRGKKWINNDFVNFVCTTSGSLTGLVLMII, encoded by the coding sequence TTGGAGTGGATAAATGCAATTTTACTTGTTTTTGTAATTTTTGGTGTCATCGGTGTTTCAGAGATTTTGAGAAAAATTCTCAAATTTGATCCAGAGGTTACAAGAAAAGTTGTGCATATATCAGTTGGGCTTGTAGTTTTCCCAACTCCTTTAATTTTTCAAAGTTCAATCCCAGTTATTGCGATCGCCCTGTTTTTCATTGTTGTTAATTTTTTAAGTTTGAAGTTGAAGGTTTTCAAAGGTATGGATTCTGTTGAAAGGCAGACCTATGGAACAGTTTACTATCCTCTCGCTTTTTTGCTTCTTGTTCTTGCTTTTTGGAAAAATCATCCTGCGATAATTTCAATTTCAATGTTAATTCTTGCACTTGGAGATGCCTTTGCTGCTATCGTTGGAGAAAGTGTGAAAAATCCAAAATTTTACAATCTCACGGGCGATAGGAAATCGGTTCAAGGTTCATTTGCAATGTTTGTTACTTCGCTTTTGATTGTGTTAATTTTTTTAACTTTAACTAACAACTTAAAATTGTGGTGGGGTGAATTTCTAAATCTTTCGGTTGAGAAGATAATTTTAATTTCAATTTTAACAGCTCTATTTGTCAGCGTAGTTGAAGGGCTTGGGTCGTATGGGTTTGATAATCTTTTCATTCCGTTTGCTTCAGCTTTTATGCTTCATACGCTCGTGATCGCAGAAAAATTAGATCAATTTACGCTTGCTTTTGCTTTGGCGTTTTTAATTTCGTTTATCTCGTATAAATTGAAATTTTTAAGTTTAAATGGTTCTGTTGCAACTTTCTTGCTTGCCGTAATAATTTTCGGTGTTGGCGGATGGAAATGGACTGTGCCAATTCTTACATTTTTTATTTTATCAAGTTTGATCTCAAAAATTGGAAAAGAGAGAAAAAAGAAGTTTGATCTAATTTTTGAAAAGACAAGCACGCGTGATATTTTCCAAGTTTTCGCAAACGGCGGTGTTGCTGGGATTATCGCAATAATTTACCATTTTTATCCAAATGAAATTTTTTATTACGCATATCTTGCTTCTATCTCCGCAGCAACATTTGACACATGGGCAACTGAGATAGGGACACTGCTTTTTTCAAAACCACGCTTAATTACAACTTTAAAACCTGTTGAACCGGGCACATCTGGTGGAGTTTCGCTTAAAGGGACAATTGGTGGAGTGGTTGGTTCTATCTTGATATTTTTAAGTGCTTCTTTTTGGATTGAATGGGGTTTGCTTAAATTTTTGATCGTTGTTCTCTCCGGGTTGGTGGGAAGTTTCGTTGATAGTTTTCTTGGGGCAACGATTCAAGCACAGTATAAGTGTAATGTTTGCTCAAAGACGACGGAAAAAAATTTTCATTGTGATGGGGTTACTGATTTAATTCGTGGTAAAAAATGGATCAATAACGATTTCGTTAATTTTGTGTGCACAACCTCTGGATCCCTGACCGGACTTGTGTTGATGATAATCTAA
- a CDS encoding energy transducer TonB, whose product MNMERETQIKATIYTAIVCFVIFILMLIYKITVNVEETVKFTEVVFVPPVEEQIQPVNRGGGAQGLGRSAMAMRTINLPKINLPTRFVLTEEEILPHKFAEKIDVIERKGEIEGIGFGVGKIGTDASLGKEIKPEIGVSKTGKTGIGEIKRDFGTGLSQKLSYQIEWEGKINRVKVGGELPRFPQGVKESAIVRFKVVVLPDGTIERIFPLEKANPEFERSAFEALQTWKFNSIDEKVKQSGIITFNFRVE is encoded by the coding sequence ATGAATATGGAAAGAGAAACTCAAATAAAGGCAACGATTTACACAGCGATAGTTTGTTTTGTTATTTTCATCTTGATGTTGATTTACAAAATCACTGTTAATGTTGAAGAAACAGTTAAATTTACAGAGGTGGTTTTCGTTCCGCCGGTTGAAGAACAAATTCAACCAGTGAATCGGGGCGGAGGAGCTCAAGGTTTGGGCAGATCGGCAATGGCTATGAGAACTATAAATCTTCCAAAAATAAACTTACCAACAAGATTTGTTTTAACTGAAGAAGAAATTTTACCGCATAAATTCGCAGAAAAGATTGATGTTATAGAAAGAAAAGGTGAAATTGAGGGGATCGGCTTTGGGGTTGGCAAAATTGGAACTGATGCAAGCTTGGGCAAAGAGATAAAACCAGAGATCGGCGTTTCTAAAACGGGAAAAACAGGGATTGGTGAAATAAAAAGAGATTTCGGAACGGGGCTTTCTCAAAAACTTTCATATCAAATTGAATGGGAAGGAAAAATCAACCGAGTCAAGGTTGGTGGTGAATTACCGAGATTTCCACAAGGAGTAAAAGAATCAGCTATAGTAAGATTTAAAGTTGTCGTTCTTCCAGATGGAACTATTGAGAGGATCTTTCCGCTTGAAAAAGCAAATCCAGAATTTGAACGCTCCGCATTTGAAGCACTTCAAACTTGGAAGTTTAATTCAATAGACGAAAAAGTCAAACAAAGTGGCATCATAACATTTAATTTCAGGGTTGAATGA